Proteins encoded within one genomic window of Deinococcus hopiensis KR-140:
- a CDS encoding IS6 family transposase yields MSGQKLSDYRFPLTVIGDAVWLYHRFTLSSRDVEELLLERGICVTRASVRTWCIKFSDLFVQGVRHREPRRGSRWHLDEMCVEVGGVKYWLWRAVNEHGAVLDVLLQQHRDTKAARSFFYPLLEYDVPEIIHTDKLWSDGAALRELPLLHSVEHVQVISTARCNNLIEQSHRPTRRQERQQRGCRSRQRGQGFLDLHARVSNLHHSARSTLPAPQRRFYQEKAFRTR; encoded by the coding sequence TTGAGTGGTCAGAAGCTCTCCGACTACCGGTTCCCCCTGACGGTCATCGGGGACGCTGTGTGGCTCTACCACCGATTTACCTTGAGCTCCCGCGATGTCGAAGAACTTCTGCTGGAACGGGGCATCTGCGTGACCCGTGCATCCGTCCGCACGTGGTGCATCAAGTTCAGCGACCTCTTCGTCCAAGGTGTACGCCACCGGGAACCACGTCGTGGTTCCCGGTGGCACCTTGATGAAATGTGCGTGGAGGTCGGCGGCGTCAAATACTGGCTATGGCGGGCAGTCAACGAACACGGAGCCGTGTTGGACGTCTTGTTGCAGCAACACCGAGACACAAAGGCCGCCAGATCGTTCTTCTACCCGCTGTTGGAGTACGACGTGCCGGAGATCATCCACACCGACAAACTCTGGAGCGATGGTGCGGCCCTGCGTGAGCTCCCCTTGCTTCACAGCGTGGAGCACGTCCAGGTGATCTCCACCGCCCGTTGCAACAACCTGATCGAGCAATCCCACCGTCCCACACGACGGCAGGAACGTCAGCAGCGAGGTTGCAGGTCAAGACAACGAGGACAGGGCTTCCTTGACCTGCATGCTCGAGTCTCGAACCTTCACCATTCCGCTCGCTCCACTCTCCCTGCTCCTCAACGCCGTTTTTACCAAGAAAAAGCCTTTAGGACGCGGTAG
- a CDS encoding histidine phosphatase family protein has product MHITFLRHGRSRADDEGVHEGRYDAPLTATGREQAHRLAQYWHARQPGFSRIVCSPLLRAHETAAILANVLGLELLTDSDWMEFDNGPLAGLKHDEALRKYPVPSSRGRFEPFTRDGGESEAAFHRRAGVAVERLVQYEGEHLLVVAHGGILNAALRELTGGSRLWFEFGDTGFTTVKFNASRDTLLVLGVNQQPHLAADSVQ; this is encoded by the coding sequence ATGCACATCACCTTCCTCCGGCACGGACGTTCCCGAGCAGATGACGAAGGTGTGCATGAAGGACGCTACGACGCTCCGCTGACAGCAACTGGGCGCGAGCAGGCGCACCGTCTGGCGCAGTACTGGCATGCACGCCAGCCTGGGTTCAGCAGGATTGTCTGCAGCCCACTTCTCCGGGCTCACGAAACCGCCGCCATCCTGGCGAATGTCCTGGGACTGGAACTCCTGACGGATTCAGACTGGATGGAGTTCGACAACGGTCCACTCGCTGGTCTGAAACACGACGAAGCACTCAGGAAATACCCGGTTCCCAGCTCCCGCGGACGCTTCGAGCCCTTTACGCGGGACGGAGGGGAATCTGAGGCGGCGTTCCACCGCCGTGCAGGCGTCGCGGTCGAGCGGCTGGTTCAATATGAAGGTGAGCATCTCCTGGTGGTCGCTCATGGAGGCATTCTGAATGCTGCTCTGCGGGAACTGACGGGAGGCAGCCGTCTCTGGTTCGAATTTGGGGACACCGGGTTCACGACCGTGAAGTTCAACGCGTCCAGGGATACGTTGCTGGTGCTCGGCGTGAATCAACAGCCGCACCTCGCGGCCGACTCCGTTCAGTGA